Below is a genomic region from Schistocerca americana isolate TAMUIC-IGC-003095 chromosome 1, iqSchAmer2.1, whole genome shotgun sequence.
GCCACCAAACACCAGTTTTGAGTGTAAGGGCTGTTCGCGTTTATCAGGGAAGTTTAGCTTCGTAACGCGTTTCACTTATAGCAACAGGcctatattaaaaaaaagaaagaaaaaaagtgacTAGTGGTGGTGAAATGTACTCCAGTAAAACAAACTTCTAATGAAGACAATCTGAGTCTCTCAAAAATCtgttttggaacaatttttttaaacaagaaaggaaaaagaaaacatgtTCAACTTTGGCCTTCGCCTGCAGTAAGCAGCCGCACGTCGCTGTGCTGTGCTGTTTTCCCCGTCTTTCTCGTTTCGGGTCACATTTTACTTATACTTTTCTGTTAAGTGAACTGGCTTTTTCTCTGTAGAGAGAGTGTTACTTCATCTTTCCTTGCGTTCGAAATATGACCTGGTTGCTTATAACGTGATGTGTCGGTACTGAACTCGAATTTTgctgacaacaaacgtttttctgTTCAGCTGTTTTTGACAACCACTTTATGTATTGGTATAGTCTTTCGCGGTATTGTTCAGAGCTAGAAAAGTGCGTGAGGAGGTGGACTAGAAAAACAGGATGAAGACCGGCGCCTGGTAAGCGCTTTTTAGTTGTATTTCGGCACTCTCCAAAAGTAGAATGGACTTTGTCATAAAACTCTTTCGTGTTATGGATGAACTGTGTTACATCATGACACTTTCCAAATGCGATGGCAGAGAGTGCGCTATTGGCACACGGCAGTTACACATCCATTAATGCAGAAACAACATTGTCATCGCGTAATACGTCCGAATCACTAACGTTTGCGCTTGGCGAGTGTTGTTGCATATGCACTGTCATAAACAGTATGTGACGAGTGATAGCCGAAACTGACGCGTTCAGCAACTGCGTTATGCGGCAGCAACGATTCAGACCAACGAGTAGACAGTACACGCTTTTCCGCCGTATTTTACACCCGTCTTTGCTATCTTCTATCGCGTGTAATATGTAATGCATAAACGGTTAACAAGGCGGAGATACTTCCGGAAAAACCTGAAATTTTCAAGAATTAtattttacctggaaaaatcagggaaatctcagggaatttcaTAAACTCTCAGGAAATTCTATGTTTGTAACCCATCACTGAAATTTGATGTTATTGATTACTATAAATCacgaattttaaaatacttaatatttgaAAGTATGTTAATTATGTGAATATTATTCCACATAAATTATCTATGTTTAAAAATTGTGGTTAAACTCGTTTATGGCTAGTATATCTCAGCTGAGAAGATAGAAAGAAAGGTCATTATTGTAGTATACCCCCCTCCCCGCCTTTCACTCACCATTAATTTACGAGGAGCTTCTTGGCACCATCTTCCTCCTCACTCCTGGAATTCTCGGGGAACGTTTTTTCAAGTTTGAGTTGTCACCCTGCGTTAAGTAGGTGTTGAAGCTACGTTCTGCGTCTTTTCTCTCAGCTAGAAATAAGTCTCATTGTCTGTCTTCGAAGAAAAAGTAATCCTTATTGCTGCTTTATTTCTTGCTGTTTGTAGGGGAGcttacaaacatttcaaaaaaaaatgtttaggGTATTTGAAACATTATAATTTAAAATGAAACGACCAACGTTTTGACTATTGTGAGAGatagtttcattttatattttcatgCGGTCCGAAAGACACAAGAATTTTACATAAGCAGGCTACGGTCACGAAACCTTATAGTCATGCATAGTTACTCTGAATCCATTGATGTATGCACTTTCGTGCCTAAGAAAATGATTGTGGCTGTGTAAACAAATATATGCTGAAATAATGTTTTCGCATATGTTACCGTCTTATAACAATAATTCATAGAGAGAATTTCAGGAGcgaaatttttttatgtatgacGTTAGATACTACATCAGACATCACAATATACACTGTCCGTGTATTATGCAGACTGAAGCCTAGTAATACTTTGTGGTGCGGAGTATTAACCATTATTGGTGGTAAAGCCAATAAATTCAAATAATTGGAGAAAGTGAATTGTGTCTTTTACAAGGAATTCAGTTTGGAAACTTCATGCTGTATATTCCAACGATACAAAATGTTGATTGTGTTTAGGTCAGTGGTAGGAAGAATGCAATGAACGGAAAGGATGACATTTTACGTCTTTATTGGCTGATTTTTTCACATATTACTACATTACTGCAATGTATTACATGCAAATATTACTACATTTCTCCGACGGCCACAAACAATGGGATATCGGTTTTCTGTTCCACACAAGGGTACAAAGCAATCGGTACGCTACACATTCCGTGTGCGTTATGGAAACGAAAAGCAGAGGGAGGTGCAGAAGAAGCGTCAGGGCGGAACGCGATTAGCCACCCCAGGGGAAGAAGGGCGGGCCGTTGCCGTTGCGGAGCTGCACGGGCCTGTAGTTGTAGAGGTCGAGGCGGCGGTTGGCCAGCGACTCCCCCCAGGTGGAGAAGGCGCGCTTCTCCGCGGCCGGCGCTCCGTCGCCGAATCTCTTCCCTCCCCAGCTGGAGAAAGCTCTCTTGCTATCGGCGAGGTCCTCCACGCCACCGTCGTCGTCTTGGAAATGGTCCCTCTTGCCACCCCAGCTGGAGAACCTGACCCCTCCCCTCTTCTTTTCGACCGCGTCTTCTGGAGCTTGGCCGTCGGCTTCTGCCTCCCCGTCGAGGCCGCGCTTGCCGCCCCAGCTGTAGAAGGACTGCTTGGAGCGCTTGTCCTCCTCCAGCGGGCTGCCCCGCGCCGCCTGCCAGCCGGGGACCGCCCTCTTGCCGCCCCAGCTGGAGAAGGCCCTCTTCTGGTCGTCGCCGTCGCCGTAGCCGTCGTCGACGTCAGCGCCGGCGACGCCGTCGGGCCCGGCGCGCTTGCCGCCCCAGGCGCTGAAGCTACGCTTGGCGCGCGCCTGCCCCTGCCACGGCTCGGCGTCGCCACAGCAACGCTCCGCGGCCCACGCGAGGCCCGTCGTAGCGGCCGCCAGCGCCACCGCGAGCACCATCAATGCTCGCATCCTCGGTCGATGCACGACTTCGCCCCTGCAACGACGACGTAGTGCCGTTAGTGGAGACACGGGTTTCTTTTTATAAACATGCAACAAATCAAAATGATCGTGGGTAGCCACTTGGGTACAATGGTTCGAAAAAATAACAAATGCACCTCTGAACGTAAATGCggatgctagccaagcctacatGTTGTGCTCTTCTATTTGACCACAAGTAGTATCTCTAtaatgtcctcaatatgtttcAAGACTCAGTCACGGATAAAACAGTAttctgtgtacactactggccattaaaattgctacaccacgacgatgacttgctacagacgcgacatttaaccgacaggaagaagatgctgtgatatgcaaattattagattttcagagcattcacacaaggttagcgccggtggagacacctgcaatgagctgacatgaggaaagtttctaaccgatttctcatacacagtgcctagtgaaacgttgttgtgatgccaagtgtaaggaggagaaatgcgtaccatcacgtttccgactttgataaatgtcggattgtagcctatcgcgattgcagtttatcgtatcacgacattgctgctcgcgttggtcgagatccaatgaccgttaccagaatatggaatcggtgggttcaggagggtaatacggaacgccgtgctggatcccaacggcctggtatcactagcagtcgacatgacaggcatcttatggcatggctgtaatggatcgtgcagccacatctcgatccctgagtcaacagatggggacgtttgcaagacaacaaccatctccacgaacagttcgacgacgtttgcagcagcgtggactatcagttcggagaccatggctgcgtttacccttaacgctgcatcacagacaggagcgccggagatggtgtactcaacgacgaacctgggtgcacggatggcaaaacgtcattttttcggatgaatcccggttatgtttacagcatcataatggtcgcatccgtgtttggcgacatcgcggtgaacgcacattggaagtgtgtattcgtcattgccatactggtgtatcatccggcgtgatggtatgggctgctactggatacacgtctcggtcacctcttgttcgcattgacggcactttgaacagtggacgttacatatcagatgtgttacgacccgtggctctacccttcattcgatccctgcgaaatcctacatttcaacagcataatgcacgacctcatgttgcaggtcctgtacgggcctctctggatacagaaaatgttgtgacgagccagttgctcggccaccattgaccagacgtttccaattggagagagatctggagaatgccctggccagcacattctccagatctctctccaattggaaacgtctggtcaatggtggccgagcaactggctcgtcacaatacgccagtcactactcttgatgaactgtggtatcgtgttgaagctgcatgggcagctgtacttgtacacgccatccaagctctgtttgactcaatgtccaggcatatcaaggccgttattacggccagaggtggttgttctgggtactgatttctcaggatctatacacgcaaattgcgtgaaaatgtaatcacatgtcagttcttgtataatatatttgtccaatgaatacccgtttatcatctgcatttcttcttggtgtagcaattttaatggccagtagtgtagttgtgaatgcattatgtcggagataaCTGAATTTGAACATACACAAATGGTTGGTGCCCGTAtgttgggtgcttctgtaaccgagCTAGCTGCATTGTTTGCGGTTTtatgaggcaccgtatcgaagatttatgcccCACACAAGGACAGCAAgaaacatcattcgctaagtcacaatgcagacgaaagtgtgtgttgactgaTCGTAACAGACGGTTGTTGGAGAGGATAGTGGCGATAAGTATGGGGAAGGCAGctccaaaagtcactgcagaactgaatgtcgcacttgcgaaccctgccagcaccaaaacaacaagaagAGAATCATAAGCAAGGAACTGCAAGGCGAGCTGGAATCCAGAAACTGGTGTTAGTAATGCAATTGCCTGTAACAACGCGGGCCGAAGCCATATAACCTAGATTAAGGAGCAGTGGAAGGAAGCCACTTGGTCATATGAGTCTTCTTTCACACCGTTTCCAAGCCGCGCGgaggtggccgcgcggttagaggtgccacaTCACTGACAGCGCGGCCCCTCCCGTTCGAGATTCGAGTGctctctcgggtatgggtgtgcgtgttgttcttggaataagttagtgtaagtagtgtgtaagtctaaggactggtgacctaagcagtttggttccttagaaattcacacacatttgaaagctcacactgtttccagtttttggctgaatttatgtcccaagagtgaaacatgttgTGGTATTCCGTAGCCCTGTGCTTCCTCTGCAATATCGCATTAGTGCCAACCATTATGTGGCTAATTTGGCTTATCAGGTCCATCGGTGAACGTTTACTCCCCAATTCTAATTCTTTGTTCCAAGTCGATggggtccctgttcacacagttgACACGGTATTCTCCGCCTCGATATGTTGCCCTTCATGCAAAGCCATTCTGggaatacatttcagcaagataacacccgTCCTTtcacggcgagagtttttactgcttgtcttcatgcttgccaaatcctactttggccagcaaggtcgccggatctctccccatgtgataacgtttggagcattatggccagggaACTCCAA
It encodes:
- the LOC124597492 gene encoding uncharacterized protein LOC124597492, with amino-acid sequence MRALMVLAVALAAATTGLAWAAERCCGDAEPWQGQARAKRSFSAWGGKRAGPDGVAGADVDDGYGDGDDQKRAFSSWGGKRAVPGWQAARGSPLEEDKRSKQSFYSWGGKRGLDGEAEADGQAPEDAVEKKRGGVRFSSWGGKRDHFQDDDGGVEDLADSKRAFSSWGGKRFGDGAPAAEKRAFSTWGESLANRRLDLYNYRPVQLRNGNGPPFFPWGG